Part of the Panicum virgatum strain AP13 chromosome 4N, P.virgatum_v5, whole genome shotgun sequence genome is shown below.
AGATCAAACTTACAAACATCAACATGGAAGTTCCAAGAAGTACACCATTGTTCTCCATCCCAGACCGCTTATACACGGAAAGGATTGAAGACAACAACAGCAACTTCCTGACTTAAATTAAGCACCGTGCCTGAAAAATCAAATTTAACCACAGCAGCTCCCCTACATTACCGATTACTCAACGCCGCACAGCGATTAACGATAATGAAAAATACGACAACCATGTCAATATCGTGCCATGGCATGCCACCTCTGGAGCAGCTCAGTTCTGGGAGTTGCTGCGCGCGATCTTGAACCACTCGGTGTGGAAAGAACCTGGCATATCGACCCTCTGGTAGGTGTGAGCTCCGAAGTAGTCCCTCTGCGCCTGCACCAGGTTGGCAGGCAGCCTGTCCCTCCTGTATGAGTCGAAGTAGGCCAGGCTAGCAGACATGCCTGGGGTGCTGACGCCGTTGTTGATGGCGAGGCAGACGACCCTCCGCCACGCCGCTTGCCTGTCCATGATCTCCTGGGCGAACTCAGGGTCCACGAGGAGGTTGGCGAGATCGGGGTTCCTGTCGTAGGCCTTCTTGATGCGGTCGAGGAAGATGGCGCGGATGATGCACCCTCCCTTCCAGATCCTCGCCAGCTCGCCAAGGTTCAGGCCCCATCCTTTCTCCGAGCTCTTGGCCTTGATGATGTTCATACCCTGCGCATAGCTGCAGATCTTGGAAGCGTAGAGGGCTTGCCTCACGTCTTCAATCAGCTGCGACTTGTCAACTGGTAAGCCAGTGGAGTAGTCACCTTGGAAGATTTTGGAAGCCTCAACACGCTCGTCCTTCAGACCGCTGAGGAACCTGGAGTCCAATGATGCCTCGATTGTAGGAGCAGCCACGGAGAGTTCAGCAGCCTGCTGCACTGTCCATTTCCCGGTTCCTTTCATCCCAGTCTTGTCCAGGACTTTGTCGACCAAGTAGCCATCACCCTGGTCATCCTTGATGCCAAATATGTCCGCAGTGATCTCGATCAAGAAACTGAGGAGCTCTCCCTTGTTCCATTCAGAGAACACCTGGTGCAGCTCACTGTTAGTGAGCTTGCCGACTGACTTGAGGACATCGTATGCCTCAGCAATCAGCTGCATATCACCATATTCGATCCCATTGTGAACCATCTTGACAA
Proteins encoded:
- the LOC120671054 gene encoding 6-phosphogluconate dehydrogenase, decarboxylating 1-like isoform X2, whose translation is MALTRIGLAGLAVMGQNLALNIAEKGFPISVYNRTTSKVDETVQRAKAEGNLPLYGFHDPASFVNSIQKPRVVIMLVKAGAPVDQTIATLAAHLEQGDCIIDGGNEWYENTERREKAMAERGLLYLGMGVSGGEEGARNGPSLMPGGSFEAYKYIEDILLKVAAQVPDSGPCVTYIGKGGSGNFVKMVHNGIEYGDMQLIAEAYDVLKSVGKLTNSELHQVFSEWNKGELLSFLIEITADIFGIKDDQGDGYLVDKVLDKTGMKGTGKWTVQQAAELSVAAPTIEASLDSRFLSGLKDERVEASKIFQGDYSTGLPVDKSQLIEDVRQALYASKICSYAQGMNIIKAKSSEKGWGLNLGELARIWKGGCIIRAIFLDRIKKAYDRNPDLANLLVDPEFAQEIMDRQAAWRRVVCLAINNGVSTPGMSASLAYFDSYRRDRLPANLVQAQRDYFGAHTYQRVDMPGSFHTEWFKIARSNSQN
- the LOC120671054 gene encoding 6-phosphogluconate dehydrogenase, decarboxylating 1-like isoform X1 — translated: MDQEVPPPSPNRRPVDRRSTKMQAQNPSRRSFPRTKDMDDEMALTRIGLAGLAVMGQNLALNIAEKGFPISVYNRTTSKVDETVQRAKAEGNLPLYGFHDPASFVNSIQKPRVVIMLVKAGAPVDQTIATLAAHLEQGDCIIDGGNEWYENTERREKAMAERGLLYLGMGVSGGEEGARNGPSLMPGGSFEAYKYIEDILLKVAAQVPDSGPCVTYIGKGGSGNFVKMVHNGIEYGDMQLIAEAYDVLKSVGKLTNSELHQVFSEWNKGELLSFLIEITADIFGIKDDQGDGYLVDKVLDKTGMKGTGKWTVQQAAELSVAAPTIEASLDSRFLSGLKDERVEASKIFQGDYSTGLPVDKSQLIEDVRQALYASKICSYAQGMNIIKAKSSEKGWGLNLGELARIWKGGCIIRAIFLDRIKKAYDRNPDLANLLVDPEFAQEIMDRQAAWRRVVCLAINNGVSTPGMSASLAYFDSYRRDRLPANLVQAQRDYFGAHTYQRVDMPGSFHTEWFKIARSNSQN